In Treponema sp. OMZ 798, the following proteins share a genomic window:
- a CDS encoding V-type ATP synthase subunit K (produces ATP from ADP in the presence of a proton gradient across the membrane; the K subunit is a nonenzymatic component which binds the dimeric form by interacting with the G and E subunits), producing MTFGFFGAAAALGISAIGSAIGLAIAGQATIGAWKRCYLNNKPAPFSLVAFAGAPLTQTLYGFLLMNRMLTSSQSDWFLLGLGLVCGVSIAASAIAQGKASASGSDAMAETGKGFVQYITIVGLCETVALFVMVFGMMKC from the coding sequence ATGACTTTTGGTTTTTTTGGTGCTGCTGCTGCGTTAGGTATTTCAGCTATCGGTTCTGCAATCGGTCTTGCCATTGCAGGTCAGGCAACAATCGGTGCATGGAAGCGCTGTTATTTAAATAACAAGCCCGCTCCCTTTAGTTTGGTCGCCTTTGCAGGTGCCCCTCTTACACAGACTCTTTACGGATTCTTGCTTATGAACAGGATGCTTACATCCTCCCAGAGCGATTGGTTCTTATTGGGCTTAGGTCTTGTTTGCGGTGTTTCTATCGCAGCATCGGCTATTGCTCAGGGTAAGGCCTCTGCCTCAGGTTCCGATGCTATGGCTGAAACAGGAAAAGGCTTTGTACAGTACATTACTATCGTAGGTCTTTGCGAAACTGTTGCGCTTTTCGTAATGGTCTTTGGCATGATGAAGTGCTAA
- the rpsF gene encoding 30S ribosomal protein S6 produces the protein MRNYELMTVFPVEEDLYKPGIDALHSILADFGVQIKSEEPFGDRDLAYEIKKKTKGRYVLFNLEADPSKMIELDKRFKLITQMLTYLFVRLED, from the coding sequence ATGAGAAACTATGAACTTATGACGGTTTTTCCGGTTGAAGAGGATCTCTATAAACCGGGAATAGATGCTCTACATTCAATTCTGGCAGATTTCGGTGTTCAGATCAAGTCTGAAGAGCCTTTCGGCGATCGGGATTTAGCTTATGAAATCAAAAAGAAGACAAAGGGACGCTATGTTCTTTTCAATCTTGAAGCAGATCCTTCAAAGATGATTGAATTGGATAAGCGTTTTAAGCTGATCACTCAGATGCTGACCTATCTTTTTGTCCGTTTAGAGGACTAA
- a CDS encoding single-stranded DNA-binding protein, with the protein MADINHVVLVGRLTRDAELKYTSSGIAVCNFAIAVNRRRKTGDDWSEEASFFDVVLWGRQGEALNQYLVKGKQVAIDGELRQNRWEQDGQTRSKVEIVANNIQLVGGSAGQGGQSQSAAQRQGSYQGGSNNSYHDGNQAPSAYQRRQEPSYDDYQPDMGNSDLDNIPF; encoded by the coding sequence ATGGCAGATATAAACCATGTAGTATTGGTAGGCCGCTTAACCAGAGATGCTGAGCTTAAATATACGTCTTCCGGTATTGCTGTTTGTAATTTTGCTATAGCTGTCAACAGAAGACGAAAAACAGGCGATGACTGGAGCGAAGAAGCAAGTTTTTTTGACGTGGTTCTTTGGGGCCGGCAGGGTGAAGCCCTAAATCAATACCTTGTAAAAGGTAAACAGGTTGCTATTGACGGTGAGCTTAGGCAAAACCGTTGGGAGCAGGACGGGCAAACCCGCAGCAAGGTTGAAATTGTAGCAAACAATATTCAGCTTGTAGGCGGCTCGGCAGGTCAGGGCGGACAATCACAGTCTGCAGCCCAACGCCAAGGATCATATCAGGGCGGTTCCAATAATTCGTATCATGATGGAAATCAAGCCCCTTCTGCTTATCAAAGGAGACAGGAGCCTTCATATGACGATTACCAGCCGGATATGGGAAATTCAGATTTGGATAATATTCCATTTTAA
- the rpsR gene encoding 30S ribosomal protein S18, which yields MEANMQENIREGEDKRKGRSFYRKKVCRFCTQKLKIDYKEPDALRRFITERGKILPRRITGTCAKHQRKLAVEIKRARAVALLPFVMNE from the coding sequence ATGGAAGCTAACATGCAGGAAAATATTCGCGAAGGCGAAGACAAAAGAAAAGGTAGATCTTTTTACCGCAAAAAGGTTTGCCGCTTTTGTACACAAAAGTTAAAGATCGATTATAAAGAGCCGGATGCTTTACGCCGCTTTATAACCGAGAGAGGTAAGATTCTTCCCAGAAGAATTACCGGAACTTGCGCGAAACATCAGCGAAAACTTGCCGTTGAAATTAAACGTGCAAGAGCTGTTGCCTTGCTTCCTTTCGTTATGAACGAGTAG
- the rplI gene encoding 50S ribosomal protein L9, giving the protein MKVILNEDVKYLGEEGDIKNVAKGYARNYLFPRNLAVPCNEFTLAHFESRKEEIEAKKAAKRQDAAGLKERLEALSIKILMPAGPNGKLYGAVTTQTLFDELQKLDFDIERKRIEIPGQTVKSTGVHKALVKLYENTSAEVSFTVEAQIAEEKPVKPSDKKGRRPRRDEETSDEQVSTEENSVTEEALSEAVQNSESEN; this is encoded by the coding sequence ATGAAAGTAATTTTGAATGAAGACGTTAAGTATCTCGGAGAAGAAGGGGATATTAAGAACGTAGCAAAGGGATATGCCCGAAACTACCTCTTCCCCAGAAACTTAGCTGTTCCTTGTAATGAGTTTACTCTGGCTCATTTTGAATCACGCAAAGAAGAAATTGAAGCTAAAAAGGCTGCAAAACGCCAAGATGCTGCAGGTCTTAAAGAAAGACTTGAAGCTCTTTCAATTAAGATTCTTATGCCCGCAGGACCTAACGGAAAACTTTACGGTGCCGTTACAACTCAAACTCTTTTTGATGAGCTGCAAAAGCTTGATTTCGATATTGAAAGAAAGCGTATCGAAATTCCCGGACAGACCGTTAAGAGCACAGGTGTGCATAAGGCCCTTGTAAAGCTTTATGAAAATACCTCTGCAGAGGTTTCTTTTACTGTCGAGGCTCAAATTGCTGAAGAAAAGCCTGTAAAACCCTCTGACAAAAAAGGACGAAGGCCCCGCAGGGATGAAGAAACTTCTGATGAACAAGTTTCAACAGAGGAAAATTCTGTTACTGAAGAAGCCCTATCTGAAGCAGTTCAAAATTCGGAATCGGAAAATTAA
- the clpX gene encoding ATP-dependent Clp protease ATP-binding subunit ClpX has product MARNRMNGALICSFCNKPESSERFVVPGPGGIAICDRCVDLCGSYIKSYKTVRPVDRTGPIPTPQELKEYLDEYVIGQEQAKRVLSVAVYNHYKRIMNPPSHDDVVIEKSNVLLLGPTGSGKTLLARTLAQKMQVPFAIADATTLTEAGYVGEDVENILLKLIQNANGDIKEAERGIIFIDEIDKISRKSENVSITRDVSGEGVQQALLKIIEGTSASVPPQGGRKHPNQDMLKIDTTNILFICGGAFVGLDKIVEARISTKPIGFGAEVKKLNEKNLTELYDQVSPDDLVKFGLIPELIGRIPIKVALNELTKDDLTRILVEPKNAIIKQFQATFKLDDVDLHFDKDAITAIAQQAIDQNTGARGLRSIVEKLMLDAMFEAPSLKGRKELIINKKMIGNSSSKPKIKLLDEKTA; this is encoded by the coding sequence ATGGCTCGAAATAGAATGAATGGAGCTTTGATATGCTCTTTTTGTAATAAGCCTGAAAGCTCGGAGAGATTCGTGGTTCCCGGTCCCGGAGGTATTGCCATCTGCGATAGATGTGTTGACCTTTGCGGAAGCTATATAAAGTCCTATAAGACTGTCAGGCCTGTTGACCGTACAGGGCCTATTCCTACTCCTCAAGAACTAAAAGAATATCTTGACGAATATGTAATCGGCCAAGAACAAGCAAAAAGAGTTCTATCTGTAGCAGTTTATAATCATTATAAGCGGATAATGAATCCTCCTTCACATGATGATGTGGTTATAGAAAAGTCAAATGTCCTTTTGCTGGGCCCCACAGGCTCGGGTAAAACTCTTTTAGCAAGAACCCTTGCACAAAAAATGCAGGTTCCCTTTGCCATAGCCGATGCAACAACCCTAACTGAAGCCGGTTATGTAGGAGAGGATGTCGAAAATATTCTTCTCAAACTTATTCAAAATGCAAACGGGGATATAAAGGAAGCCGAAAGGGGTATCATTTTTATCGATGAAATCGATAAAATTTCCAGAAAAAGCGAAAACGTTTCCATTACCCGGGATGTATCGGGCGAAGGAGTACAGCAAGCCCTCTTAAAAATAATAGAAGGAACCTCAGCCTCCGTTCCTCCGCAAGGCGGAAGAAAGCATCCGAATCAGGATATGCTTAAAATAGACACAACAAATATTCTTTTTATCTGCGGAGGAGCCTTTGTAGGCTTAGACAAGATAGTGGAAGCCCGGATCTCTACAAAACCCATAGGTTTCGGAGCCGAGGTTAAAAAACTTAACGAAAAGAATCTTACGGAACTGTATGATCAGGTTTCTCCCGATGATTTGGTAAAATTCGGTCTTATTCCTGAGCTGATAGGCCGAATCCCGATAAAGGTAGCCCTAAATGAGCTTACAAAAGACGACCTAACGCGCATATTAGTTGAACCTAAAAATGCCATAATAAAGCAATTTCAGGCAACCTTTAAACTTGATGATGTGGACCTTCACTTTGACAAAGATGCAATTACAGCTATTGCTCAGCAGGCTATAGACCAAAATACGGGAGCCAGAGGCTTACGTTCCATTGTCGAAAAGCTTATGCTTGATGCAATGTTTGAAGCCCCCTCCTTAAAAGGCAGAAAGGAACTTATAATCAATAAAAAAATGATAGGAAACTCGTCATCAAAACCAAAGATAAAACTTCTCGACGAAAAAACGGCTTAA
- the clpP gene encoding ATP-dependent Clp endopeptidase proteolytic subunit ClpP: protein MSTLVPYVIEQTGNGERSYDIFSRLLKDRIIFVDGEINDMSADLVVAQLLFLEAQNPDKDISLYINSPGGSVTAGLAIYDTMQHIRSDVQTICLGQCASMGAVLLAGGAKNKRYALPSSRVMIHQPWGGVQGQAVDINIQAKEIVRLKKLTIKYFAENTGKTEKQVAADMERDFFMSAEEALAYGIIDTVMNRRKDGSK, encoded by the coding sequence ATGAGTACACTTGTACCTTATGTAATTGAACAAACAGGAAACGGAGAGCGCAGCTATGACATATTCTCACGTCTTTTAAAGGATAGGATTATCTTTGTAGACGGAGAAATCAATGATATGTCTGCTGATTTGGTTGTAGCCCAGCTCTTGTTTTTAGAAGCACAAAATCCGGATAAGGATATCAGCCTCTATATTAATAGTCCCGGAGGTTCTGTAACGGCAGGTCTTGCTATTTACGATACCATGCAGCATATCCGCTCCGATGTACAAACAATTTGCTTGGGCCAATGTGCCAGTATGGGTGCAGTCCTTTTAGCAGGAGGAGCAAAAAACAAGCGCTATGCCCTCCCCTCCTCCCGCGTTATGATACACCAACCCTGGGGAGGAGTTCAAGGTCAGGCTGTAGATATTAATATACAGGCCAAAGAAATCGTAAGATTAAAAAAACTTACGATCAAATATTTTGCCGAAAATACAGGCAAGACGGAAAAACAGGTAGCAGCCGATATGGAGCGGGACTTTTTTATGTCGGCTGAAGAAGCCTTAGCCTACGGTATTATAGATACCGTTATGAATAGGAGAAAAGATGGCTCGAAATAG
- the tig gene encoding trigger factor, which produces MDYEKNVTLKEKSHAELSVKIKKAEVQENYKKLLNKYSKELQIPGFRKGKVPVSVLETKYGDAIKGDLAGDLIEDSLKEIFESLDEYERPLPYSYPELQEKPELKIEEDFSFTVHYDVFPKVEIKKTEGFTVEVPEASVSEEDIKKELEILQERNALVTACKEGSRAEKNHIATINYCELDDEGKTVSGTERQDFVFTIGSGLNIYKIDDDIIGMKKGESKEITKTFPEDDSNKELAGKTKKIKVTLTALKYKDLPALDDDFAQDINEKYKNLDELKADIKKKFEISVEEKIKSLQKNALTEQMVKEHTIDLPESMVRAELESRWMMMANQFRTTPEELEKMFGKGPQSKETLLEGWREDSEKNLKERVLIETLLKDRNIEVSDDEIEAEYVRLSERMDIALDELKKYYSNPREKEYLSEGLKEEKLFKALYEKCTIKKGKKITFEELLKD; this is translated from the coding sequence ATGGACTACGAAAAGAACGTAACTCTTAAAGAAAAATCACATGCGGAACTTTCAGTAAAAATCAAAAAGGCTGAAGTTCAAGAAAACTATAAAAAATTGCTCAATAAATATTCAAAAGAGCTTCAAATACCGGGATTTAGAAAAGGAAAGGTTCCCGTATCGGTACTTGAAACAAAATACGGCGATGCCATAAAGGGAGATCTGGCAGGAGACCTCATTGAAGATTCTTTAAAAGAAATCTTTGAATCTCTTGATGAATATGAAAGGCCTCTCCCCTACTCCTATCCCGAACTTCAAGAAAAACCAGAATTAAAAATTGAAGAAGACTTTTCATTTACAGTCCACTACGATGTCTTCCCCAAGGTCGAAATTAAAAAGACGGAAGGCTTTACGGTTGAAGTACCTGAAGCAAGCGTTTCGGAAGAAGACATAAAAAAAGAGCTTGAAATACTTCAAGAGCGAAATGCCCTCGTTACAGCCTGTAAAGAAGGCAGCAGAGCCGAAAAAAACCACATTGCTACAATAAATTATTGCGAACTTGACGATGAAGGTAAAACAGTTTCAGGCACTGAAAGACAAGACTTTGTATTTACAATAGGCTCAGGATTAAATATCTATAAAATTGATGATGATATCATAGGTATGAAAAAAGGTGAATCTAAGGAAATCACCAAGACCTTCCCTGAAGATGATTCAAACAAGGAGCTAGCCGGAAAAACAAAGAAGATAAAGGTAACTCTTACAGCTCTAAAATACAAGGATTTACCGGCCCTTGATGATGACTTTGCCCAAGACATAAACGAAAAGTACAAGAACTTGGACGAACTAAAGGCCGATATCAAGAAAAAGTTTGAAATAAGTGTAGAAGAAAAAATCAAGTCTTTACAAAAAAATGCTTTAACCGAACAGATGGTAAAGGAGCACACAATCGACCTTCCTGAATCGATGGTAAGGGCTGAGCTTGAATCACGATGGATGATGATGGCCAATCAATTTAGAACCACACCTGAGGAACTTGAAAAAATGTTCGGCAAAGGGCCGCAGTCAAAAGAAACTCTTTTGGAAGGCTGGAGAGAAGATTCCGAAAAGAATTTAAAAGAAAGAGTTTTAATCGAGACCCTGCTTAAAGATAGAAATATTGAAGTAAGCGATGATGAAATCGAAGCCGAATATGTACGCTTATCGGAAAGAATGGACATTGCTCTTGATGAGCTGAAAAAATATTATTCCAACCCCCGTGAAAAAGAATATTTAAGCGAAGGCTTAAAAGAAGAAAAACTTTTTAAAGCTCTTTATGAAAAATGTACAATCAAAAAAGGCAAAAAAATTACCTTTGAAGAGCTTTTAAAAGATTAA
- a CDS encoding MarR family transcriptional regulator, whose translation MLEDIYKNEIVNAWVEDNEPIDLIEKRYKNISSVVDGMYDFVLSFSYYYTIRRDYGTDRKYTMIEMHILTDIYDHENITVSALAKKWNRTSSAISQIVHRLIKWGLVYKEVNESDGKVFFLRTTEKAKETVLKHKAYDNKDNVKTRKKLLESFTVDEMVAFDKILKAYTRILEKNNSKNKPL comes from the coding sequence ATGCTTGAAGATATTTATAAAAATGAAATAGTTAATGCATGGGTAGAAGATAATGAACCCATCGATTTGATTGAAAAAAGGTACAAAAATATAAGCTCTGTTGTTGATGGTATGTATGATTTTGTATTGTCATTTTCTTATTATTATACCATAAGAAGAGATTATGGCACGGATAGGAAATATACGATGATTGAAATGCATATTTTAACGGATATTTACGATCATGAAAATATCACGGTTTCAGCCCTTGCAAAAAAATGGAATAGAACGTCAAGTGCGATTTCTCAAATCGTACATAGACTTATAAAATGGGGATTGGTTTATAAAGAAGTTAACGAATCCGACGGTAAAGTCTTTTTTTTACGAACTACAGAAAAAGCTAAAGAAACGGTTTTAAAACATAAAGCTTATGACAATAAAGATAATGTCAAGACTCGAAAAAAACTTTTGGAATCTTTTACTGTGGATGAAATGGTTGCCTTCGATAAAATTCTAAAAGCCTATACACGAATTCTTGAAAAAAATAACAGTAAAAATAAGCCTTTATAA
- a CDS encoding MalY/PatB family protein has translation MVYDFTTKISRKNSGSVKWDLMYSQNPQVGNDVVPLSVADMEFKNPPELIEGLKKYLDEAVLGYTGPTEEYKRTVKKWMKDRHNWNIETDWIINTAGVVPALYNAVREFTKPGDGVIIITPVYYPFFTAVKNQERKIVECELLEKNGYYTIDFEKLEKLSKDKNNKALLFCSPHNPVGRVWKKDELQKIKDIVLNSDLLLWSDEIHFDLIMPGYEHTVLQSIDEALADKMITFTAPSKTFNIAGMGMSNIIIKNPDMRERFKKSRDITSGMPFTTLGYKACEICYKECGKWLDECIKVIDKNQRIVKEFFELNHPEIKAPLIEGTYLQWMDFRALKMEHKAMEEFMIHKAQIFFDEGYIFGDGGIGFERINLAAPSSVIQETLERLSKALKERKK, from the coding sequence ATGGTTTACGATTTTACAACAAAAATTTCAAGGAAAAACTCAGGTTCAGTCAAATGGGACTTAATGTATTCACAAAATCCCCAAGTTGGAAATGATGTGGTTCCTCTTTCGGTGGCTGACATGGAATTTAAAAATCCGCCGGAACTTATTGAAGGTTTAAAAAAATATCTTGACGAAGCCGTGTTAGGATATACAGGCCCAACTGAAGAGTATAAAAGAACCGTAAAAAAATGGATGAAGGATAGACATAACTGGAATATTGAAACAGACTGGATAATAAATACGGCGGGAGTCGTTCCTGCATTGTACAATGCTGTTAGGGAATTTACAAAACCTGGAGATGGAGTTATTATAATAACTCCTGTTTACTATCCTTTCTTTACGGCTGTAAAAAATCAAGAGCGCAAGATAGTAGAATGTGAACTGCTTGAAAAAAACGGGTACTATACGATCGATTTTGAAAAACTGGAAAAACTATCCAAGGATAAAAATAATAAAGCCTTGCTTTTTTGTTCTCCTCATAATCCTGTAGGCAGGGTCTGGAAAAAAGACGAACTTCAAAAAATAAAGGACATAGTTTTAAATAGTGATCTTCTGCTCTGGTCAGATGAAATTCATTTCGACTTAATTATGCCCGGCTATGAGCATACAGTACTTCAATCTATTGATGAAGCACTTGCCGACAAGATGATTACTTTTACTGCACCATCTAAAACGTTTAATATAGCCGGAATGGGTATGAGTAACATAATAATTAAAAATCCTGATATGAGAGAAAGATTCAAAAAATCACGGGATATTACAAGCGGAATGCCCTTTACAACACTCGGCTATAAGGCTTGCGAAATTTGCTATAAAGAATGCGGAAAATGGCTTGATGAATGTATAAAGGTAATAGACAAAAATCAAAGAATCGTAAAAGAATTTTTTGAACTAAATCATCCCGAAATAAAAGCACCTCTCATTGAGGGCACCTATTTGCAATGGATGGACTTTAGAGCATTAAAAATGGAGCATAAGGCTATGGAAGAATTTATGATTCATAAGGCTCAAATATTTTTTGATGAAGGCTATATTTTCGGAGACGGAGGAATAGGATTTGAAAGAATAAATCTGGCGGCTCCTTCATCCGTTATTCAAGAAACATTAGAAAGATTGAGCAAAGCATTAAAGGAACGAAAAAAATGA
- a CDS encoding APC family permease, translated as METTKEKRNLNLFNIFSLGFGGAVGSGIFVLTGLGIAATGKSILVSIMAGCIFMLLAYFYNVLLSSMFMFEGGDYSQKALVFNPFFTGVNGYITFINGFSVAMYGLAMVNYAGIVLPQIIPYTKLIAIIIITLFFAATIRGSKFISTINNIMTVVLIAAIVFYIVFGIPKVKPGYFSDPNFFTDGFKGVIAGIAIMGWACQGTTMGPVSVSAVTMKPKKNIPYGIFLVTIAIAIVYGLMGYVSAGVLPISEVAGQNLSLVAAEIFPRSIFILFIMGGAVFAIATSMITGIIMVRYPILKVAQAGWLPKFFTKTTKTGYPWAVYGIYYILSILPVLLGLKLDAIVSLVMIPAMLTNLYTNIKCIKVIRDYPEQWKKSVLHMPRIIMDIICILSALCAAIVCYNLFMMLSTKEKLFMIGIMVIISILSIYNLKAGNVKIEELEANKKQIIEDALLAETEE; from the coding sequence ATGGAAACAACAAAAGAAAAGAGAAATTTAAATTTATTTAACATTTTCTCGCTAGGTTTTGGCGGAGCTGTAGGTTCCGGGATCTTTGTGCTAACCGGATTGGGTATTGCCGCTACCGGCAAATCCATATTGGTATCAATTATGGCTGGTTGTATTTTTATGCTTTTAGCATATTTTTACAATGTACTTTTATCATCAATGTTTATGTTTGAAGGAGGTGATTATAGTCAAAAAGCATTGGTTTTTAATCCTTTTTTTACAGGTGTAAATGGATATATAACATTTATTAATGGTTTTTCTGTCGCTATGTATGGCCTCGCAATGGTAAATTATGCAGGAATAGTATTACCGCAAATTATACCATACACAAAATTAATTGCAATCATAATTATTACTTTATTTTTTGCAGCAACAATAAGAGGCTCAAAGTTTATATCTACAATAAACAATATAATGACTGTAGTATTAATTGCAGCAATTGTCTTTTATATTGTATTCGGTATTCCAAAGGTAAAACCCGGATATTTCTCCGATCCTAATTTTTTTACTGATGGATTTAAAGGAGTTATTGCAGGAATAGCAATTATGGGATGGGCATGTCAGGGAACCACAATGGGCCCGGTATCGGTATCGGCTGTTACAATGAAACCTAAAAAAAATATACCTTATGGTATTTTTCTTGTAACAATAGCAATTGCTATCGTTTATGGGTTAATGGGTTATGTATCGGCAGGAGTTCTTCCCATAAGCGAGGTCGCAGGCCAAAATCTCTCACTTGTAGCCGCCGAGATTTTTCCAAGATCAATTTTCATTCTCTTTATAATGGGCGGAGCTGTTTTTGCAATAGCAACATCAATGATTACCGGTATAATAATGGTTCGATATCCAATACTAAAAGTAGCACAAGCAGGTTGGCTGCCGAAATTTTTTACAAAAACAACTAAAACAGGTTATCCATGGGCTGTTTACGGTATTTACTATATCCTGTCAATTTTACCGGTTTTGCTTGGGTTAAAATTAGATGCGATCGTCTCTTTGGTAATGATACCTGCTATGTTAACAAATTTATATACAAATATAAAATGTATTAAGGTAATAAGAGATTATCCGGAGCAATGGAAAAAATCTGTATTGCATATGCCTAGAATAATTATGGATATCATCTGCATACTCTCTGCACTTTGTGCGGCAATCGTTTGTTATAACTTATTTATGATGCTTTCTACAAAAGAAAAACTTTTTATGATAGGTATTATGGTCATAATATCGATCCTCTCAATTTACAATTTAAAAGCCGGAAATGTAAAAATTGAAGAATTGGAAGCAAATAAAAAGCAAATTATAGAAGATGCCTTACTTGCCGAAACGGAAGAATAG
- a CDS encoding s-methyl-5-thioribose-1-phosphate isomerase, with protein sequence MREDYNLGFILQYENVAWFDEEYGEVRILDRRICPAKTEFCVCKKYEEVAKAVADMVTQSGGPFAAAAMGMALAAYQGKKLSKTEYINFMKEAAYSLSHARPTTSKAMQFVTAEALSLFESLIKNGTSSNDIIKALKQNAVDQNNDRYKKNTAAGAIFADLVPNGSSILTQCFGETTVGGYLRRFKESNKNIKVFCAETRPYFQGARLTASLAYDMGFDTTVVTDNMPALLMSEKKINFCVSASDVITLDGSIINKIGTLQMAIAANYFGIPYYAIGFPDKNYVSAKEVKIEYRTPEEVLYAMGERTAILPSDCKKEKKTKSGSISGLYPAFDITPYELCAGIITDKGFFKPIV encoded by the coding sequence ATGCGTGAAGATTATAATTTAGGTTTTATTTTGCAATATGAAAATGTTGCTTGGTTTGATGAAGAGTACGGAGAGGTGCGTATTTTAGACAGGCGTATTTGTCCGGCAAAAACGGAATTTTGTGTGTGCAAAAAATATGAGGAAGTTGCAAAGGCTGTTGCCGATATGGTGACTCAAAGCGGCGGCCCATTTGCCGCGGCTGCTATGGGGATGGCTCTTGCTGCCTATCAAGGGAAAAAGCTTTCAAAAACTGAATATATTAACTTTATGAAAGAAGCTGCTTATTCTTTGTCTCATGCCCGGCCGACTACGAGTAAGGCAATGCAGTTTGTTACAGCAGAAGCATTGAGCCTTTTTGAATCTCTAATAAAAAATGGAACCTCCTCGAATGACATTATTAAGGCCTTAAAGCAAAATGCCGTAGACCAAAATAATGACCGGTATAAAAAAAATACGGCAGCCGGCGCCATTTTTGCAGACTTGGTTCCAAACGGTTCTTCAATTTTAACCCAATGTTTCGGTGAAACGACTGTAGGCGGATACTTACGCAGATTTAAAGAGTCTAATAAAAATATAAAGGTTTTTTGTGCCGAAACCCGTCCATATTTTCAAGGGGCCCGTTTGACTGCGTCCTTGGCCTATGATATGGGCTTTGATACGACTGTTGTTACCGATAATATGCCTGCTCTTCTTATGAGTGAAAAAAAAATTAACTTCTGCGTTTCAGCTTCTGATGTTATAACCCTTGACGGCTCTATAATAAACAAGATAGGTACACTTCAAATGGCTATAGCTGCAAATTATTTTGGTATTCCTTATTATGCAATAGGCTTTCCCGATAAAAACTATGTTTCGGCAAAAGAGGTAAAAATTGAATATAGAACCCCTGAAGAGGTTCTTTATGCTATGGGAGAAAGGACGGCGATTTTACCTTCGGATTGTAAAAAAGAGAAAAAAACTAAGAGCGGTTCAATTTCAGGACTTTATCCTGCCTTTGACATAACGCCTTATGAACTTTGTGCAGGTATAATTACGGATAAAGGATTTTTTAAACCTATAGTTTAA